A window of Miscanthus floridulus cultivar M001 chromosome 12, ASM1932011v1, whole genome shotgun sequence genomic DNA:
ccttctttgttCTCTTCGATTTCGACCGTGATCTGGACTTCCTTGAACCCCTATCCTCATCATCGCTGCTTGAAGATTCCGACAATGAGCTGGAACTTGACTCTGATGAACTTCTGTGCTGTTAAAGATTTAAATGTGAGTGCACCCAACAAAATTAAAGTGATGTACTGTTCAGACTAATTTTAGTAAGGATCTTTTGTTCTTCAAGCTCTTCTAGTAGGAAAGTATTCAGTTCATGCTATCTGAAAATAAAAACTAATGTACCTAGATCAGGATTATCATAACTAAATATATTTCCATTAGGCAGATCACAACAATTCCACAAGTAAGCAGGTCATAAGCTAGAGTATACCTTTCTCCTCTTTTTACTTCTTTTCTTTGCATCCTTATCCTTCCTCTCTGTTTTCAAAATTCTTTTGTCAGCAGAACCATTTAACAGATGCAATATATTTATTCGAAGAATGGCAAATGATGGAAATACTAAGATCCTAACATTACAGGTATTATCATTTGGCAGGTTATCATAGCCCGTTACCTTTCTTCGAAGATGATGATTTTGAGTTTGAGCTCGAGTGATTTCTTCCATTTGCTAGCTTCTGAGCTCTTTCAGCATCCAGTTGAGCTCTATACTCCCTCATCATTTTATCTTTGTCAGCCTCCAGCTCACCCCTTTTCAGTTCCTCTTCCTGACAGTGAACAAGAATACCATCAACAACTACAGAACTACTTATAAAAAAAACTTTGGCGATTAGAATACAGCCTTGGAGTAAGAACATATGCTGCTAACATTAAAAGGCGCAGTATGCTTAACCAAATAGTGGTATTGAGTGCTGGAAACCTGGAATCTGTTGCAAATAAAACTGAGAACCTGAAAAATGCTGAAAAGGCCTTGTTTGGAATTACTAAGGTTCGCCTATAAAGACACCACGGTTGAGAATTACTACTTATGAGTGACTCAACAGTCAACATATGAATCACCCAAGCCAAAACATCGAAACCATGATGGAAAACTGTTATTTTGAGCGATGACATGTGAAAGATGTGAATGTTATGTATCATGGCGTCTGACATATTAAATTATGGGAAGGTCACACCGAAGTGGACGGCACATGAAATGAGCATGTACTAGACTGCCAGGGCAAAACTTCAGGATGCTAAATATCCAATTATGccagttgcattttcatctaaaGTAACTTACTAAATGATCTAGAAAGGCAATAAACATTATCAGAACATAAACTAACATGAGCAAATTTGGTCATAACTTTTGATGAGCAAGTTAGAAGAGCAGAACACAAAGGTGACTCAGTAGTTAGTACTACTGATACACTAAATATTGGAGTGCAAGAACGCAAGCTGTAGCTGTAAACATGAGCAAGAGACAGATTACTAAAGCTCAAGCAAAATAACGT
This region includes:
- the LOC136496478 gene encoding uncharacterized protein isoform X2 translates to MGKNQAYKAMQRARVGPSSGAPGAADAPEDGMTDGSFHSPEWHAARLASLNKTHTVTWEEFKKKQKEEELKRGELEADKDKMMREYRAQLDAERAQKLANGRNHSSSNSKSSSSKKERKDKDAKKRSKKRRKKFIRVKFQLIVGIFKQR
- the LOC136496478 gene encoding uncharacterized protein isoform X1, which translates into the protein MGKNQAYKAMQRARVGPSSGAPGAADAPEDGMTDGSFHSPEWHAARLASLNKTHTVTWEEFKKKQKEEELKRGELEADKDKMMREYRAQLDAERAQKLANGRNHSSSNSKSSSSKKERKDKDAKKRSKKRRKHRSSSESSSSSLSESSSSDDEDRGSRKSRSRSKSKRTKKEKKHRSRSKRRDSESEEEGPVRLSKFFGK